In Globicephala melas chromosome 20, mGloMel1.2, whole genome shotgun sequence, the genomic window TGCCGAGACCCCGCGGCCCCCCAACCAGAGGTCAGGCTGCGATTCTAAAAGTCGGGGCGCTGGCGCTCAGGAGCGGGACCTGGACTAGCAGGAGAGCACAGAGAGGAGACggaagggaagaggcagggaggcagagaggcCAGGAGGCCGGGCCCCGGAGGCTGCTGGCTGGCGGGGCGCTGGTGCTCAGGAGCGGGACCGGGACTAGCAGGAGAGCACAGAGAGGAGGCGGAAGGGAAGAGGCGGGGAGGCCAGGAGGCTGGGAGGCCGGGAGGCGGGGAGGCCGGGAGGCGGAGAGGCCGGGCCCCGGAGGCTGCCACTCACAGATGTAGGTGCTCAGGAGGCGCTTGCTGAACTCGGAGCTGTAGCTGGTGGCTGAGGAACTGGTCTCTGTGAGAGGAGGGGTCCTGTTACCACAGCAGTGGCAGCAGCCGAGACCCTCTCTGGCCTCCCCTAggcccgcggagcggctgaggaAACCCTGGGAGGGGCCCGAGCCTCCCGGGGACGTGCTGAGCTACAGGGCTCCCTTCCCGCTGCGGGGGGCACTCCCTGGGACTCTTCCTGGAACCCAGGGCCGGCGCCTCCATGGTCTCGGCTGGCGGGGGTAATGAGCTGGCCCAGGGCCGGCAGGAAGGCTGGCAGGACAGGAACGGGACAGTCTGTGCAACCCAGCCCCCGACCCACGCTGGGGGTACCGACAAGGCCCACTTCTCCCATTTGTCAGCAACAGAGTCTTAGAATAGGCCCCCCGTGGCCTCTCCCCCTTCACCCCCACTGCTCACAACCTCCTCTACCAGGCCCTTCCTAACAGAGACTTGCTGGCTGCACAGAGCAGAAAgccaaggggggaagggagcggatgggggaggaaggggacaggGAGGTGCTGGACCAGCTTGAAGGGTGTACTCAGGGTGCTGGACACAGCAAGATGCTGCCTGGAGAaacccagagacagaaagtggccGTCAGGGAGCTGAGAGGGTTGGGAGCACCCGGAAGGAACCGTGTGCCCTCTGACCCCGCTCCTACTGGGAGTCTGTCCAGGTGCCTCTGTCCCCAGGGAACCTCACTCAGGGGGCTTCAGAGGGGAAGGATGGGGCTGCGGAGCCCTGCTGCTTACCTCGGGGGTCTAAAGGAATATTGTATGTGTCCCCAAGAACTACGCAGTGAGAGGCAGTGCGCACAGAGGGGCAGGGGGGAGAgacaaaggagggaggaagatgcaaagTGCAAAAACAGGTTAGAAACGGCCGCAACACCCGAGCCAAGCAGACCACTCCCCGCGACGCCAGGAACAGACAGCAGGACAGCCCAGGCTGGACCCCTGAAGGCCAGCGACACACTGGAAAGTGGACATCTGGAGACCCACAGGCCAGAGGCTGAACCTTGGCTCCTTGCCCCTAGACTGGGGGGAAAAGGGAAGGCCTGGGGCCCAACAAGCTGGGCTGGGTCTCAGTGCTCGGAAGCGCGCTCTTCCCCACGTGCTAACCTCCTGAGCCCCCGTCCCAGGACAGCAGTCACAGTCCCGGGAAGACACCAGGCTGGCCCTGAGATGCCAGCTGTAAGGGGTCAGCTGTACTGGACTAATTAGGAGGAAAGGCAACACAAGAGGAGGTGGGGAAATGCAGGAGGGGCGGGGCTAGGAGGAAAGGCAAcacaggaggaggtggggaaatgcaggaggggcggggcgggaagGGCACCTCCAAACAAGTGAGTTCTGCTCTCCAGAGTGAGGACAGTGGAGGGAGCCGAGAGGGGCTGGAGGCCAGGAAAGGTAGTCATACCCCGGCTGCTTTCCTGATGCTGGGCCCAGATGGCCCAAGCAGCTTGGGGGTCCCGCCACAGGCCACATCTCCTTCCCACTCCTCGGGGCGGGGGAAATCTCCTCACCCAGAGGGGGCTAACCCCACGTCTCCAGGCCAGAGGGAGGAGTGGGGCACGGGGCCCCGCTGGGAGGTGCCAAGTACCTTGGGAGGCCAGCATGGCGCCTGCTGTCTCCTGGAAGTCCAGGAGCTGCTGCAGGAAGAGGATGGCCTGCGTGGGGAGAAAACAGGTCCAGGAAGAAGGTCAAGGGCAGGACCCAAAGGTCGGATCACCTCCTACAGTTCACCCCTCTGACCATTCCAGGACAGGTACAGGGCCAGGGGCCTGCCCAGTGAAAAGGGTGGCTGCAAACTTCGTGCTTTACCCTGTGGGTTTGGCCTCCTGGGAAAGGCCCTGTCTGCTGGGGGCACTAAGCACCTTGCAGTCCATTCTGCCACctgcgccccctccccgccccaggaGCCCCCGGGCAGCACCTACGTTGCTCGTGAGCTCGTGCACGGTGCCGTCCTTGGGCATGTTGTACTCCTTGTCCGGGTCGTTCTGTGGGAAGAACAGCCCGACTCCCTGAAGCAGCTCCCGGGGAGTCCCGCGCCCACCCCACACCCCAGTCTGCGGGCTCATGGCGCCACCTCCTGGCAGACAGGTGTCAGGATGCCCCTCGGGCACAAAGGTGAGCGGGACAGACATACGGACATGACTACATGGGAAAAGCGGGGCAGGAGCTTgacacctggggtggggggcctcTGGAGTCCCTGGGGAAGAAAGGGGGGCCCGTGGGCACTGACAGGAGACTAGCAGCACGGCCGGCTTCCCCACAGGGCAGGCCCGCCCCTCTTGGAGGCCTGCTTTCAGAAAGAGTTTCCAAGCCAGGTCACCGgcagccctgcccacagccccATGGGCCGTCCTGCACGGCAGCGAAGGGAGGGAGAGCACCTTGATGTTGTCAGCGAAGTCCTCCAGCGCTTTGGCTCCAACGGTCTCCATGGAGGTGATGAGGCTGGGCAGCTTGTTCTTGGTGCTGGCCGCCGTCCCCTGAGGAAGCACATGGCTGCACAGGGTGCCAGAACCCGGCTACAGGCTGTGCCTGGGGCCCTGCTCCTTCCCGGCCCCTCACCCCAGGGGACTGTCTCCCCTCTTCACTCACCCTGAGAGCACCTCCACATGCCCGGGACCCTGAGGAAGCTGCTGCCATTCACCCTCGGAGCGGACCCGTGGGGGTAGAGAACATAGTTCTCCTGGGGGGCCGTGCCGGGCAGCAGGATTCCTCCTTCCGGGGTCCCCAAGGGCATCCTCACCCACATACCTGGAGCACCTGGTCAAACTCAGGCTTGGTCTGCTTGAGGTGCCGCAGGATGGGGAAGACGGTGAGCACAGCCGAGAAGTCGTGTCGGATGATGGCCTTCCGGGCAGCAGCCACGATGTTCTCCCCTTCAAGCATCAGCCCATCCAGGGCATCCTGAGAGAgcggggcagggagagggctcaggggagggggcagacagCCGGTTCCCAGGGACGGTGAGGGCACCTGGAGGGGCGTGGGGGAAGTATGCCCCCAATGGGGAGGTCCCGACCGGGACACGCCACCCAAGACAGATCCCCAGgatgggaggtggaggtggtggctgGAGTTGAGGGCTGTGGACCGCATGCCCGGACCGAACTCAAGCTTCTGCAGTGACAGCTCATGCTGGGGCATCTGGTCAGGGCCCAGGGGCAGGACCTGTATCAAAGAGTCAAAGGTCTTTTTCTGATGGTGCTCAGGGATGACGTCCGTCAGCAGCTGGTACTCGCTCTGGGCCAGCTTGACAAAGGCACTGACGCAGTGAATGTAGGCGTCGGTCTCCACGTCCAGCATGTCATCTCTCCCTGGGGGGAaagcagtgcccctgagctactggTTTGGGGCAGACCCTCTCcctgctggggggtggggcacgAGTCTCCCCAGTTCCTGGCCTGTAGCCAGACTAGCAGCAGATGGGGAAGACGACTGTGCTGGCAGAAAGCTGGGAGAACTCCAGCAGGCCCGGCAGGGTTTGCGAGGAAAAACGGGCTGAGTCCAGCCTTTGTTCCAGAATGTCAGGTACGAGAGGTGTTGGGGAGATGGATAAAAAGGATAAGATCCCCCAATCGACTTCCTGGATAAGACACGCCTGACCCCAAGACTGAGGATTCTGAATTGTACTGGGAAGAGGACACCCAGGGATGGGCAAGTGGCCGCGTCCACCTCAGGGAGGCAGTCTCAGTGGTCGTCCATGTCCGAAAATGCTGGGCCTCTGGAGCCAGATACCAGCCCCGCCAGGCCTTCTGGAATGTATAAAGAGGCAATGGGCTCTGGTCCATAAGGCTAGCTGGCGTGGCGTCAAAGCTGGAGATGAGGCAATGTGAGCCTCAGAGGGGGAGGGCTCCTTGGTTGTCAGCTGCCCAGCAGGAGACAGGATCCCGCTACTGCAttgcaggctggggcaggggtgccCGCAGGCAACCTGGTCCTATGTGCCGAGGGACGGGCTCCGAGGAGTCAGAGCTTTGGAGCCATCGCTGGAGTCAGGTGTTGatgctccctgccctccaggggccCGCCTGCCCTCTCTGCCCGCCTTCCGAGTGGCAGCAACTTCTGCCCTTGGCCCAGGCCCTGAGAGCCAGGCGTGCACTCCCACCTGGAGAAAGGCAAGGGGACCTAGTGCCCAAAAGAGAGACAGACCGGAGAGAGAGAGGCGAGTAGGCCGGGCTCATCCTTGGAGCGGAGCGGCCGGCTAGGCCAGGCCGGAGCAGGCCCTCTGGGGACGGCCGTGAATGCAGCGGCGGCTGCCCTCGGGCTGGGCTGCAGTACTCACCGGCCAGTGGCCCGTGCTTGTCGTTCAGGGCCTCGGACAGGTGCTTAACTCGGAAATCATGCTCGTGACCTAGCGAGACGTCGGCCGCAAACACAAGCAGCGTTTATCCAGGGGCGGGGTGGCTGCCTCTCAGGGGACTGGGAAGAAGCCCTCGACCTCCGGGGGGGTATGTGAGATGGGGTGTAGGGGAGGGGGCATTGGAGAGGGCTCTGagcccctcctctgcctcagACCACCTCGGGAACAGCCATTTCAAGCGTGACTTGCAGTGCCCCAGACCATCCTCGGGAGCTGGTTTCCCCACGCCTGGAGGCTGAGAGAAAACCGGGTTTCTGAAGCGTTTCCAGCAGCTGCGGAAGCTCTGATGCTCAGCCCCAGGGGGTTTATCTCACCATATTTGGGGAGAGATCCAGTTAGAGAAATGTCACTGCCCAGTGAATGGGGACAGGCTTCTTTTCGCCCCCAGGGTCATTCTTTTGAAGGTGGATCTGGTCCACTAGGGCAGGGCTGTCCTTCCTCtgatgggagggaggcagggacatGGTGTACGGGCTGCCTGTCCCCTGTGGCACATGCTCGCCTTTCAGGTGGAGGGGGGCGGCCAGGAGGCCTCGGCCGCCTTGGTCCTGCCACTGCTGGTCTGAGCGTGAAAGGGCTGCCCGTGACAAAGAACTTTCTCTGAGTTCAAACAGGAGACAAggacagagacagggaggggagggagcgggAAGCCTCCGGGAGGGCAGAGCCGCCGTCAGCCAGACAGGACCAGGCCGAGGGCCATGAAAGCTGTCCCCGAGCCAGCTGGGGTCAGAGGCCCAGGACCTCAGTTCCCACCCCTGGTCCCCTCTCAGGGTTGCGCCCGAGGCCCTCTGGGGGGGTTGGAGGCTCTGCCCTACCACGTGAGTGGACACAcggtggaggaggagggaagaggagaggaacaCAGGATGATTACCTTCCAGAGGAATGAGGTTAGAGCCCCCCTTTTTCCCATCTAGACCATGCTGGGAATACTGTTTCAGAAGGTTCTGAGCCTTACGGATCGTCCCTGTCACCAGAGCCACACAGAGAGGAGATAAGAAGACCTAGGAAACGAGTGAGAGGAAACAGCAACAGCCCTCCACCTACCCCCCAGGCCCACGCCCACCCCCAGCAGAGAGCACGCCCGGGTACCATCTCTCCCAGCAGGCCTCTGCCGGGCCCGCCCCCAGCAGAGCACGCCCGGGTACCATCTCTCCCAGCAGGCCTCTCCCGGGCCCGCCAGAGGCCCCGCAGAAGGAGATGGAGGAACGGACACATTTCGTTCCCCCAGTGGAGCTCCTGATCCTGCCAGTGGCCCTCATTGTTCCAGATCTGAGTTCATTTTAGGAAGTGCAAAGGGTGAAGGAGATGAGATGGGCAAAGATCCACCAGGAGacgccaaaaataaaaaacagtactGAGTGGCACTTAACTCAGAAATAGACAAGGGCCTGGGATGGAGGAGCTAGCGATGGAGCCCTCACACCCAGAAGGCGAGACCAGGTGGCAGAGCCTGGGGGCACCTTGAAGCAGGCAGGCCCACGGCTCCTCCCCAAAGGGCAGGCAGAGTTCTCCGGGCATGCTCAGTGCCGGGACGCGGCCAAACAGTAGCCAGACGAAAGCAGCACCCAGGAGTTGGTGAAACGGGACCGAGCTTCCTGGGCCAGCAGCGCCCAGGACGGAAGGCTTGGAGACCCAGAGGCAGACTGGCCCCTTACACCAGGGGAGGGACCCAAACCACCAAAGCACTTGGGAAAAACTCAAAAGCCAGAAAGAAGTTAATAGGAGCCAGTCACacagagagcaggagggagggcagCAGGAAAGGGCACATGCCCTTGGCACAGGGGGGAAAAAACCAACAGTTAGTATCACAAGTGAGCACAATGGAAACAAAACTGCAGTGCCCACAGCCTCCAGGGTCAGCCGCCTCTGTGGGAACGAGACATCTCAGGGCAGAAAACGCGGGGTAATAAAACAGCATCTAAAACAGATGTGTACAGCTGCCCTGTTAACAAAATGTACTGGGGCAGGGGAGGCGCCCATGAGCGTAGCTCCGCCCCTCTTCCCTGGGGACTCCCAGGTGCCCCCTTGCATCTCTGAGCGCAGCGAGGCTCCTTGGGGCCTGGCAGCTCCCCAGAAGGCTAGCGGAGGAGGGGCAGCGTCTGAGCGGCTCATCTCTTTCTGTTTGCACCAGCCGCAGTTAGTTACTAATAACCAAGTTTGGGGCTTGGGCTCAGCATCTGGCTGGCTGGGTTCTGCCCCTTCAGTGAGCAGCCCCGCTAATGAGCGAATCAGTGCCCTGCCCCACAACCGACCAGGAGCAGGTGGGCCCGCCGGGCCTCCAGGAGCCTCGCCAGTATGCTCACGTGGACGTGGGCTGGGGGCACTGATCCGGCAGCCGCCAAACCCACCAGGAGCACAATTACCACGAACGACGTTGAGGTCGGTGTTTCATTACCCACCGAGGCCTCCCTGCTCCTCTCCTCAAGAGCTGGGAACTGATGTCCCAGGGGCCTGATTCCCTAGTTCCTGACGTCAGTCCTGAGCCCCCCAGCTCCTGACAACTCTTGAAACCCCACAGAAACCAGAGGGACGCTCAGAGCCCGAGTTTTCCTCTTGGGGCTCTAAGCCAAGCTAGATTAGGTAAACTGGGGGCCCCGAGATCAGATCCCTGCTCCCTGCATGGCCAGCAGCACTCCTGGATGCAGTCGGGGTCCTGGGGCCTCCACTGGGCCCATCAGAGAAGAGACAGAAGGGAAGAGAGCACAGACTCGCCAAGGCCCAGGCAGCCTCGCAGCCTCCCggaaccaaggcacagagacGGACAGGCCCAGGTGCAGGCAGCTGCGGCCGCGCAGGCTGGCTTAGTAGAGTCACCGTTTGTGGCAGGTTCCCCAGGGGGTCAGCCAGGATATCcacactggggggggggggacagtgCTCTTCCTGCTGGGGCCACCCAGATTCCCTTATGCTCTGCTCCCTTGCGCCCCTGCGGGCACCCTCGGCTCCGCCATATCTCCGAAGCCTGAACAAAGGCCTGAGGAAGAGCAGGTGCTCGCGGTGTCAACAGGCCCCTCGTTCTCTGAGGGGCAGGCAAGGAAAACGCTGTCGTGAGAGGCGGGTCCCACCGGTGCGTGTGCCCACAGCAGCAGCTGGACAGGGAAGGCTAGGGTGGGAGCAGCCCCCAGCCTCACTGGCGCTCTCTCCCTGGGGCCTGCAGCAGCCCCTCACCCTGGAATACCCCAGCCTCTCGAGGGCCACACCTCTCAGCAGCCAGACACAGCCAGGCTTGCCAAGCGGAAGCTGACACACAGGAACACTGTTTACCCGGAGCACAGACTACAGGGGACATGATGACGGGAAGAAGGACAGACAGTGAGCTGTTCGCCCAGGACACCGACGCCCAGGGCCCAGGCGTCTCCCACCTCAACACCCCTCCCTTGACTCTCCCACCGCAAGGCACTAACTTCAAGTGGAGCCCAAAAGCCGGATTAAGGTCTTTGGAGAAGAAGGCGTggcattattttcctttctgggtGACTGTGAAAGTGTAAACTCTCCCCTATCCACTTCTTCAAGCCACCCTGGCCTTCTGCAATGTGACGGCTGCAGTGCCTGCCCCTGTCCTGTCCACAGTTTCGGCGGCAGCAGCGGGCCTGGCCTCCTGATAGGACGAcgcagggaggagaagggggtcCAGCAAGAGGCTCTGCCCCGGCACCCCTGTCAGCCCACCTCTCCGTGCCTGTGACCCTCCACTCCAAGGACACTTATGTAGCCCCCAGACTCGGCTGGGTAGAGAGGAGCTCACCGGGTGGGGCCTTGCTAGGTGGGCAGACACCTGCTTTCTGTCCTGCGTACCTATAGTTGGGGGTCGCTGTGAGGTCAAGCTGTAGCGGCTGCTACCCCCAGGGTGGGCAAAGGCAACCCGGGTCCCACAGAGTTTCTGTCTGGTTCTGAGGTGGGCCAGGGTGGGGTCTCACCTGGCCGCTTGACCGGCTTCTTGGTAGGTGTGTCCTTCCTCTTGTTGGGGACAGCAGGGGAGTAGGGGACCCCAGACGAAGAACTGCTCTTCCGGAAATGCTCCTTCAGGCCTTTGATGGAGCGGTCCAGCTGGCTGGAGCGGATCTGGTAGTAGACGTTCATGAAGTCTGAGGAGAGATGGGCGACAGCTGGGGTTCCTGCCTCTGCCTGGCCCCAGGGCCTCCCTCTCACTTCCAGACGCAGCTCCGCAGGGCAGCAGCAGTGCCCACCACTGTTCCGTGCTAACCCTTCCCAGCGGCCTCCCACACGGCCTCGTCCGTCCCAAATCAAAGGCTTAAAAGGGAAAGTATCCCCCAACAGAACCAACAATTAgctgtcattttttattttatttatttatttttggccgcgccgtgtggcttgtgggatcttaggtctcctgccagggattgaacccgggcccctggcagtgaaagtgccaagtcctaactactgaaccgccagggaattccctgtaaggtttttattttctttttttttggccatgccacgtggcatcttccctgaccagggattgaacccatgtcccctgtgcgGGAAGTGCAGAGTtttgaccactggactgccaaggaagtccacAGTAAGGTTTTTTTagataaaaaaaaaggtaaagtttACATCCAGCTTCAACTTGCTAAGGGGTCAAAGGATGTGAGCAATTTATATGCAGTAAAGAGACAACAAATGTCACTGAATAAAAAAACACACCATTTCTTTAGCCATGAATGAaatgcaaagtttaaaaaattcgaGGACTGTGAAAGCCCTGTCAAAAAGCTAAGATAAATGAAGCTAATGAAGAACAAACAGCTGTGGGATTTTCGATGGGTCAGTCGACTGGCCCCACCTACCCGGAGAGGAACTCAAGACGGCAAGAAGGTTACAGATCTGTTCAGACAGTTCTGCCTGATAACCGTACCTTTGAGAAAATATCTCAGAGAACTTCCTAAACAAGAAAAGCAAGCCATACaactgtgttcactgcagcactaacTGTCAATACCggaaaactggaaaatccaaAAATGCAAACGAGCAACGAAAAAGATACGAATGCCACGGTACACTTTAGCAGCTCCCAACGAGTGTGTCACCAATGtgaaaaatggaacagaacacTGAGGCTCTGACTGAAGGGGACTGAGGGGTCTGGAAGCATCCACTGGCCTCCCACTTATCCCAAGGGAGCCCCTGAAAAGCTCCTGCCGAGCCCTCGTCTCCCACAGTGCAGCTCATGAGCCACAGACGTGCCGTGTGGTCAGTACAGGCGGCCCTGAGACCTGGCACCACAGAGTCCTCGAGGGAAGGCAGGGACAACACACACTGACAACTTGGTATGTGTACAGACTAACAAAGAGACGaagggtgcggggggggggggggctaaaAAGCTTTCAATTGAATATTCATtacaggtggtttttttttttttttttttaattttttgcttaacttgggatttaaaaaaaaatcctgggactggatttaaagaaatgatggtaccaacataccatggaatattatgcagctgcCAAAAAGAATGACGCAAATATACACGTACTGATACGGAACACTCTCAAGACGTATTACTAagttgaaagcaaaataaaaacagaacaatcacaGGGGAGTGTTTAGTATATGCTCCCTTCCACTTGGGAACGAGGAGCAGATACACACatatttactctctctctctccctctcacacacATGCAGTGGCATAAAGAACTTTTTGGAAGGGTATAAATAACCTTAACAGTACTCATCTTTGGGTTATGATACTGTAAGCATTAGGGAAGTGGGGAGATGGCCTTTTGCTTTTCACCTAAGCCTTTCTGTGCTACTTGAAGTTTTTATAATtaatcaaaaaaaggaaagaaacaggaaggTAAGGTATATAAAAAAAGCTTGAATTTAACTAGATTCATAATTTGATACATAAGCTGTAGACTTACTCCTCATATTGTTTCCTACTAAActcctttgttttaaaagaaatgcaggtGGATTAAAGAAACAAAGGGCAAAGTCCACTCCCTCTGGCCCTGCCGCCTGGGCCCCCGCCTCCCCAGGACACCTCACCTTGGTTGCGGCCATATTCCACCAGCCAGCGGGAGATGCGGATCACGTCCTGCAGCACACTCTCAGGCAGATGCTCTAGGGGCACCTCCTCCTGTACCTCCAGGTCGTCCTCACCGCTGATCAGATCCAGGATGAGCACAGGGGACACGACCTTGCTATGCCGGGTCATCAGGCTGCGGAATTCGGACTCCAGCGACTCCTTCCCCCGCTCAAACAGCAGCTTCtacagggaagaaggaaggaaggggggaggggaagaagaaagagggtCCACGGCTGTTCCACCATTCAGCAGGCCCTCGTCTCCCCATCCCCTTCCTTTGCCTTCCTGCTTCTGGGCCTCGGCCCTCCTCTGCCTTCACTTCCTTTTTCCCAGAGAATAAACGGTGGGAAGCTTTGcttatttccttcccttgtgttctCTCAAAACGTATGTTCATAGGTGAAACCCAGAGTTTTACAAGAAGTAGGTGCTTCTCAGATATCAGTTGATTATTTTCTCATTGTACCATTAATTTGTGTTCTTGTTAGAAAAGGggttgcaaaagaaaaaaaatagataaattggactacatcaaattaaacaCTTTTGTGCTGTAAACGATACCATCAGAAAAGTGAAAAGACGATTCACAGAATGAgaggaaatacttgcaaatcatgtatctgatgagCGAAAGGTATCCAGAGCAGATAAGAGAattgaaaacgtatgtccacacaaaagttCGTACACAAGGGTTCATAGCAACACTGTTCATAACAGCCCAAAAGTGGAGTGTCCGTCAAGTGacggatggataaacaaaatgtggcaaatccttacaatgcaatatcattcaacCACACGATGGAAGGAAACACCTCCACACGCTACCAcgtagatgaaccttgaaaacattatgctaagtgaaggaagccaggcacaaaaggtcacatattgtgtgattccattttcaGGAGAAGTCCAGAAGAGGTAaatttacagagacagaaaagagatgagtgattaccagaggctgggtgaatgggggagggaagggaagaagagtgACTGCCAATGGATTTCTTTTTATAGGcgatgaaaatgttataaaatttattCCGGTgttgttgcacaactctgtgattATACTAAAACTATTGCGTTTTATACTTcaaatgggtaaattttatggtatgtgaattatatctcagtaaagatgttttaaaaatagagagaggAGTTGGAGCGTTTCTGCTTAAATGGAAAGTACGTCCTCTGGGGTAAACCTGTAGCATATTCTTTGTACTCTCCTTCTCCAATCCACTCCCACACCCAAGTTCTAGCACAGAGCTCTTCACTCTGTGATCCAAACTTGGTAGAGACCCTCAAGAATCAAgttctccagcccctggcatccCAATCTCTGAGTCCACGCTGCCCACCCAAGGGCTGCAGTATTATGGTTTTACTGGTGGGTGCCCACTGCGTTACTGGTGTGCCATGGTATTGATCTTGTCAGTCCTCCGGGTGGCCAGGTGGCGCTGTGCGCAGCCAGAGACCACTGGCTAGTTACCACTTTACCCCAGCGTGCCACGCAAACATTCTCATTTCCGATGGGGCCACGATGGGAGGAAAGCTGGGAGGCTCTGTTCTAAGCAACAGCTTTCTGGGTGGGAGAAAAGCCAGTTTCCCATCTTTGTGCCTCAGCCCACCCCCTCTTCTGGGTAAGACACACGCCTCAGGGCAAGAACTGTGGTACCACCAGGAAGGTGTGCCAGGGGACTGGGGGGTCCGAGCTGGCCTGCCCTCTGATGTTCCTCAGTGGCTGGGATGTCTGGGCCTCTGCTCCCACCTTTTCTCCTGTCTGcattctctcctttcctcaaTGCATTGAGTAAACCTCACTTCCCAGcccttctccatctccctctgGTGATCTAATAAAGACCCCAAAACTTAGTTAAACACAAAGGTATGACACCAAAAAATTGAATATGAAAACATGAATGCAGGTCCCCTCACTAGTCAAATTCATTGAGTCAGAAAGTAGAGTGATGATGGCCAGGGGTTggtggggaggagaaaggggagttagtgttta contains:
- the EXOC7 gene encoding exocyst complex component 7 isoform X8 translates to MIPPQEASARRREIEDKLKQEEETLSFIRDSLEKSDQLTKNMVSILSSFESRLMKLENSIIPVHKQTENLQRLQENVEKTLSCLDHVISYYHVASDTEKIIREGPTGRLEEYLGSMAKIQKAVEYFQDNSPDSPELNKVKLLFERGKESLESEFRSLMTRHSKVVSPVLILDLISGEDDLEVQEEVPLEHLPESVLQDVIRISRWLVEYGRNQDFMNVYYQIRSSQLDRSIKGLKEHFRKSSSSSGVPYSPAVPNKRKDTPTKKPVKRPGRDDMLDVETDAYIHCVSAFVKLAQSEYQLLTDVIPEHHQKKTFDSLIQDALDGLMLEGENIVAAARKAIIRHDFSAVLTVFPILRHLKQTKPEFDQVLQGTAASTKNKLPSLITSMETVGAKALEDFADNIKNDPDKEYNMPKDGTVHELTSNAILFLQQLLDFQETAGAMLASQETSSSATSYSSEFSKRLLSTYICKVLGNLQLNLLSKSKVYEDPALSAIFLHNNYNYILKALEKSELIQLVAVTQKTAERSYREHIEQQIQTYQRSWLKVTDYIAEKNLPVFQPGVKLRDKERQVIKERFKGFNDGLEELCKIQKAWAIPDMEQRNKIRQAQKNIVKETYGAFLHRYGSVPFTKNPEKYIKYRVEQVGDMIDRLFDTSA
- the EXOC7 gene encoding exocyst complex component 7 isoform X5, encoding MIPPQEASARRREIEDKLKQEEETLSFIRDSLEKSDQLTKNMVSILSSFESRLMKLENSIIPVHKQTENLQRLQENVEKTLSCLDHVISYYHVASDTEKIIREGPTGRLEEYLGSMAKIQKAVEYFQDNSPDSPELNKVKLLFERGKESLESEFRSLMTRHSKVVSPVLILDLISGEDDLEVQEEVPLEHLPESVLQDVIRISRWLVEYGRNQDFMNVYYQIRSSQLDRSIKGLKEHFRKSSSSSGVPYSPAVPNKRKDTPTKKPVKRPGTIRKAQNLLKQYSQHGLDGKKGGSNLIPLEGRDDMLDVETDAYIHCVSAFVKLAQSEYQLLTDVIPEHHQKKTFDSLIQDALDGLMLEGENIVAAARKAIIRHDFSAVLTVFPILRHLKQTKPEFDQVLQGTAASTKNKLPSLITSMETVGAKALEDFADNIKNDPDKEYNMPKDGTVHELTSNAILFLQQLLDFQETAGAMLASQVLGDTYNIPLDPRETSSSATSYSSEFSKRLLSTYICKVLGNLQLNLLSKSKVYEDPALSAIFLHNNYNYILKALEKSELIQLVAVTQKTAERSYREHIEQQIQTYQRSWLKVTDYIAEKNLPVFQPGVKLRDKERQVIKERFKGFNDGLEELCKIQKAWAIPDMEQRNKIRQAQKNIVKETYGAFLHRYGSVPFTKNPEKYIKYRVEQVGDMIDRLFDTSA
- the EXOC7 gene encoding exocyst complex component 7 isoform X6; amino-acid sequence: MIPPQEASARRREIEDKLKQEEETLSFIRDSLEKSDQLTKNMVSILSSFESRLMKLENSIIPVHKQTENLQRLQENVEKTLSCLDHVISYYHVASDTEKIIREGPTGRLEEYLGSMAKIQKAVEYFQDNSPDSPELNKVKLLFERGKESLESEFRSLMTRHSKVVSPVLILDLISGEDDLEVQEEVPLEHLPESVLQDVIRISRWLVEYGRNQDFMNVYYQIRSSQLDRSIKGLKEHFRKSSSSSGVPYSPAVPNKRKDTPTKKPVKRPGTIRKAQNLLKQYSQHGLDGKKGGSNLIPLEGRDDMLDVETDAYIHCVSAFVKLAQSEYQLLTDVIPEHHQKKTFDSLIQDALDGLMLEGENIVAAARKAIIRHDFSAVLTVFPILRHLKQTKPEFDQVLQGTAASTKNKLPSLITSMETVGAKALEDFADNIKNDPDKEYNMPKDGTVHELTSNAILFLQQLLDFQETAGAMLASQETSSSATSYSSEFSKRLLSTYICKVLGNLQLNLLSKSKVYEDPALSAIFLHNNYNYILKALEKSELIQLVAVTQKTAERSYREHIEQQIQTYQRSWLKVTDYIAEKNLPVFQPGVKLRDKERQVIKERFKGFNDGLEELCKIQKAWAIPDMEQRNKIRQAQKNIVKETYGAFLHRYGSVPFTKNPEKYIKYRVEQVGDMIDRLFDTSA
- the EXOC7 gene encoding exocyst complex component 7 isoform X3 — encoded protein: MIPPQEASARRREIEDKLKQEEETLSFIRDSLEKSDQLTKNMVSILSSFESRLMKLENSIIPVHKQTENLQRLQENVEKTLSCLDHVISYYHVASDTEKIIREGPTGRLEEYLGSMAKIQKAVEYFQDNSPDSPELNKVKLLFERGKESLESEFRSLMTRHSKVVSPVLILDLISGEDDLEVQEEVPLEHLPESVLQDVIRISRWLVEYGRNQDFMNVYYQIRSSQLDRSIKGLKEHFRKSSSSSGVPYSPAVPNKRKDTPTKKPVKRPGRDDMLDVETDAYIHCVSAFVKLAQSEYQLLTDVIPEHHQKKTFDSLIQVLPLGPDQMPQHELSLQKLEFGPGMRSTALNSSHHLHLPSWGSVLGGVSRSGPPHWGHTSPTPLQVPSPSLGTGCLPPPLSPLPAPLSQDALDGLMLEGENIVAAARKAIIRHDFSAVLTVFPILRHLKQTKPEFDQVLQGTAASTKNKLPSLITSMETVGAKALEDFADNIKNDPDKEYNMPKDGTVHELTSNAILFLQQLLDFQETAGAMLASQVLGDTYNIPLDPRETSSSATSYSSEFSKRLLSTYICKVLGNLQLNLLSKSKVYEDPALSAIFLHNNYNYILKALEKSELIQLVAVTQKTAERSYREHIEQQIQTYQRSWLKVTDYIAEKNLPVFQPGVKLRDKERQVIKERFKGFNDGLEELCKIQKAWAIPDMEQRNKIRQAQKNIVKETYGAFLHRYGSVPFTKNPEKYIKYRVEQVGDMIDRLFDTSA